A stretch of the Lolium perenne isolate Kyuss_39 chromosome 3, Kyuss_2.0, whole genome shotgun sequence genome encodes the following:
- the LOC127339760 gene encoding uncharacterized protein: MTIQQTMSFLLLLVVISGGAGLAAGGPSSVIASTCSAVAKDTGAKADYDDCVGMLSAYPEAASAVDLRGVAIAAADLTAANVTNMEAFIQQLIGNLQSCLVAYKEMSETVAGGIQDLRAGRIDAGVNKLRYAENMPEQCFLPYVYAKNQSPIDKEITATMELASTATTIATLLKGAHRV, translated from the coding sequence ATGACGATCCAGCAGACCATGTCCTTTCTCCTCCTCCTGGTCGTCATCTCAGGCGGGGCTGGGCTTGCGGCCGGCGGCCCCTCCTCCGTCATCGCGTCGACGTGCTCCGCCGTCGCCAAGGACACCGGCGCCAAGGCAGACTATGACGACTGCGTGGGCATGCTCTCCGCCTACCCGGAGGCTGCCTCCGCCGTCGACCTCCGCGGGGTAGCCATCGCGGCGGCAGACCTCACGGCCGCCAACGTCACCAACATGGAGGCCTTCATCCAACAACTCATCGGCAACCTCCAGAGCTGCCTCGTGGCATACAAAGAGATGAGCGAAACGGTGGCGGGCGGGATCCAAGACCTCCGTGCCGGCCGCATCGACGCGGGAGTGAACAAGCTAAGATATGCCGAAAACATGCCGGAGCAGTGCTTTCTACCGTACGTGTATGCGAAGAACCAGAGCCCCATCGACAAGGAGATAACTGCTACCATGGAACTGGCTTCCACGGCTACCACTATCGCGACACTACTGAAAGGCGCGCATAGAGTCTGA